From Betta splendens chromosome 3, fBetSpl5.4, whole genome shotgun sequence, the proteins below share one genomic window:
- the LOC114852697 gene encoding semaphorin-7A isoform X1, protein MSFLFLSLSVLSLCLSCFIEANLSNVARRTFTEKDAEVKRMPLPKDGAPVRILLGDRPDTVTVVGPSHVTQFDFQNHKNEGNAVVLSKCKEKDCDYHIAVVQRTTKAEEVFLCGAAGQDMFACCMNLTDERPTCTSSKQTQPIDSTKGGINIKEGEPSVLVESGEKVDLYVTYSGSEEQVGIHRFGEHRVGPANTNKALERHYVGLLPIKEGGDPTQDKVYAFYRERNSDSELDSDTWLPFVSRVCTADVGGPKNNLQFCWTSQMNARLFCGDPDRKQHFSELVDVATVEAKWWPDTRVYGLFRNEWGMSAVCVYTMRDINNTFATSPFKDNKESKKRPRECVKDSKAISSDMLGIIKLTSEVKDWVRPENNTAPLLSNHHNYTHIYVDSSHQQRNDEHTVLFLTEQKGGIHKVLHVKTQTFVIAEYRPFNHSAHILSITLDPFSRKLYVTTKHELVQMDVGNCGSYTDGCEDCILARDPYCGWNGTQCIHKTHDSLQDVTGGDCTICEKPEKAQRHSRLTQADTSKGGHSVLLPAESRYFLSCPVSSHHAQYSWHHGQKSTSCTSNEDQCIFLIDSMNHEQEGTYKCMSEERGFTKVLSEVRLQMGNRAVGLLSGPLVWVCLLPFLVGSL, encoded by the exons aTGTCTTTCTTATTTTTAAGTCTATCCGTCTTATCGCTCTGTCTAAGTTGTTTCATTGAGGCGAACCTATCGAACGTAGCGAGGAGGACATTCACGGAAAAAG ATGCGGAGGTCAAAAGGATGCCTTTACCCAAAGATGGAGCACCTGTACGGATCCTCCTGGGGGACCGGCCGGACACCGTCACTGTTGTGGGACCATCACACGTGACGCAATTCGACTTTCAAAACCATAAG AATGAAGGGAACGCGGTGGTGCTGAGTAAATGCAAGGAAAAG GATTGCGACTACCAcatcgcggtggtccaaaggaCCACGAAGGCCGAGGAGGTGTTCCTGTGTGGAGCCGCTGGTCAGGACATGTTCGCCTGCTGCATG AATTTAACAGACGAGAGGCCAACATGCACGTCCTCTAAACAAACACAGCCCATAGATTCAACCAAAGGTGGGATTAACATAAAGGAGGGGGAACCGTCGGTTCTAGTGG AATCTGGAGAAAAGGTGGACCTCTATGTCACGTACTCTGGATCTGAGGAGCAGGTTGGCATCCACAGGTTTGGGGAACACAGAGTTGGACCAGCAAACACCAATAAAG CTCTAGAGCGGCACTATGTGGGTCTGCTGCCCATCAAGGAGGGAGGCGATCCCACGCAGGACAAGGTCTACGCCTTCTACAGGGAGAGAAACAGCGACTCGGAGCTGGACAGCGACACGTGGCTGCCGTTCGTGTCTCGCGTTTGCACG GCCGACGTCGGCGGCCCCAAGAACAACCTGCAGTTCTGCTGGACGTCCCAGATGAACGCCCGGCTGTTCTGCGGCGACCCGGACAGGAAGCAGCATTTCTCTGAGCTGGTCGACGTGGCCACTGTGGAGGCGAAATGGTGGCCGGACACCAGGGTTTACGGACTCTTCAGGAACGAGTG ggGCATGAGTGCAGTGTGTGTCTACACAATGCGTGATATCAACAACACTTTTGCGACTTCTCCATTTAAAGACAATAAAGAAAGCAAaaagaggcccagagag TGTGTTAAAGACAGCAAAGCCATTTCTTCCGACATGCTGGGAATAATCAAACTGACCTCCGAGGTGAAGGACTGGGTCCGACCTGAGAACAACACTGCCCCACTTCTCTCAAATCACCACAACTACACGCACATCTACGTGGACAGTTCCCATCAACAAAGGAACGATGAACACACAGTTCTGTTTCTGACTGAGC AGAAAGGAGGGATTCATAAGGTGCTGCATGTAAAAACTCAAACCTTTGTCATCGCTGAATACCGTCCTTTCAACCACTCAGCCCACATCCTTAGCATCACCCTCGACCCCTTTTCT AGGAAGCTGTATGTGACTACAAAACATGAACTGGTCCAGATGGATGTGGGGAACTGTGGCAGCTACACAGACGGATGTGAGGACTGCATCCTTGCCAGGGATCCTTACTGTGGCTGGAACGGCACCCAGTGCATCCATAAGACCCA TGATTCACTGCAGGATGTGACTGGAGGGGACTGCACCATCTGCGAGAAACCTGAAAAAG CACAACGTCATTCCAGGTTGACACAAGCAGACACAAGCAAAGGTGGGCACAGCGTCCTCCTTCCCGCTGAGTCCAGGTATTTCCTCAGCTGCCCAGTGTCCTCCCACCACGCCCAGTACAGCTGGCATCACGGCCAGAAGTCCACATCCTGCACATCGAATGAGGATCAGTGCATATTCCTGATTGACAGCATGAATCACGAGCAGGAGGGCACTTACAAATGTATGTCTGAGGAGAGAGGCTTTACAAAAGTCCTGTCAGAGGTCAGGCTGCAAATGGGTAACAGGGCTGTGGGCCTGTTATCAGGCCCGCTGGTCTGGGTCTGTCTGCTGCCTTTTCTGGTTGGGAGCTTGTAA
- the LOC114852547 gene encoding synaptotagmin-5 has protein sequence MPQSALGVHQQILLAAGLAVFCYCLVLGCILCCRRRKRVSSEDKKAVFSPHAAESVSVTPPPLLCTQPVKQQYEELDGDVLDFPSSKSSSPPSEDALAALPPGPAEPAPPPRAAFPMRRLSTPAPGSPSKAQTHGRASLPSLTKLNLVSRSRRAMSRRSTVSGESFLYSESSQLTSGAAARSPSGPQYGSSSLSIAPKFAPLLHFSLLFSSVYGTLVVSILGLSGTSRKRGGVLVRASLPPLCPSPQQVSSRRRSISPELQSLVLQVGSVEELRTCTLRLAVYTRDFSGLREAALGAVELPCGQMDWEPDTMSTYTRQLSPTKSKLKKSVSSQETLVRRKSSVCSAGALGQLFILLQYQLLAQRIKVMVRKAESLAKLTRIPGAPDHYVVINLRQDGNVISTKETKAAGGSNPVWNAPFLFDLPPGDISQLPLVLEFIVMQGRLYTKSCVLGRVLIGTTAPEAGRGHWKEMSSRGQIETARWHSIQSAAAVE, from the exons ATGCCGCAGTCCGCCCTGGGAG TTCACCAGCAGATCCTGCTGGCCGCGGGCCTGGCCGTCTTCTGCTACTGCCTGGTCCTCGGCTGCATCCTTTGCTGTCGCCGAAGGAAGAGGGTTTCGTCGGAGGACAAGAAGGCCGTTTTCTCACCTCACGCCGCTGAGAGCGTGAGcgtgacgccgccgccgctgctgtgcACGCAGCCCGTCAAGCAGCAGTACGAGGAGCTGGACGGAGACGTGCTGGACTTCCCTTCGTCTAAAAGCAGCTCCCCTCCGTCGGAGGACGCCCTCGCAGCGCTGCCGCCCGGCCCGGCCGAGCCGGCGCCTCCCCCCCGGGCGGCCTTCCCCATGCGGCGCCTCAGCACTCCGGCTCCCGGCTCACCCTCCAAGGCCCAAACTCACGGCAGGGCCTCGCTGCCCTCGCTCACTAAGCTGAACCTGGTGTCCAGGTCCCGGCGGGCGATGAGTCGACGCAGCACGGTGAGCGGTGAAAGCTTCCTCTACAGCGAGAGCAGCCAGCTGACGTCTGGCGCCGCTGCCCGGTCTCCCAGCGGGCCACAGTATGgctccagctccctctccatCGCGCCCAAGttcgcccccctcctccacttttCCCTGCTCTTCTCCTCGGTCTACGGCACGTTGGTGGTCAGCATCCTTGGGCTCTCAGGGACCAGCCGGAAACGCGGCGGGGTGCTGGTCCGGGCCAGCCTGCCCCCGCTCTGCCCCAGTCCGCAGCAGGTCTCCTCCCGGCGCCGCAGCATCAGCCCAGAGCTCCAGagccttgtgctgcaggtggGCTCCGTGGAGGAGCTGCGTACCTGCACCCTGAGGCTGGCCGTTTACACCAGGGACTTCTCGGGCCTGAGGGAAGCGGCGCTGGGGGCCGTGGAGCTGCCGTGTGGGCAGATGGACTGGGAGCCTGACACCATGTCCACCTACACCAGACAGCTGAGCCCGACCAAAAGCAAGCTGAAAAAG AGTGTGAGCTCCCAGGAAACGCTGGTCCGCAGGAAGAGCTCCGTGTGCTCCGCGGGCGCGCTGGGCCagctcttcatcctgctgcagtacCAGCTGCTCGCCCAGCGCATCAAGGTGATGGTCCGCAAGGCCGAGAGCCTGGCCAAGCTCACGCGGATCCCAGGAGCTCCAG ATCACTATGTTGTCATCAACCTGCGTCAGGATGGGAACGTGATTAGTACCAAGGAGACCAAAGCAGCCGGCGGCTCCAACCCCGTCTGGAACGCCCCGTTCCTCTTTGACCTGCCTCCTGGTGACATAAGTCAGCTGCCGCTCGTCCTCGAGTTCATCGTCATGCAG GGCCGTCTCTATACCAAGAGCTGCGTTCTGGGCCGCGTGCTGATCGGCACCACGGCTCCAGAAGCCGGCCGGGGCCACTGGAAGGAGATGAGCAGCCGGGGCCAGATAGAGACCGCCCGCTGGCATTCCATCCAATCAGCTGCGGCGGTGGAATGA
- the LOC114852697 gene encoding semaphorin-7A isoform X2: MSFLFLSLSVLSLCLSCFIEANLSNVARRTFTEKDAEVKRMPLPKDGAPVRILLGDRPDTVTVVGPSHVTQFDFQNHKNEGNAVVLSKCKEKDCDYHIAVVQRTTKAEEVFLCGAAGQDMFACCMNLTDERPTCTSSKQTQPIDSTKGGINIKEGEPSVLVESGEKVDLYVTYSGSEEQVGIHRFGEHRVGPANTNKERHYVGLLPIKEGGDPTQDKVYAFYRERNSDSELDSDTWLPFVSRVCTADVGGPKNNLQFCWTSQMNARLFCGDPDRKQHFSELVDVATVEAKWWPDTRVYGLFRNEWGMSAVCVYTMRDINNTFATSPFKDNKESKKRPRECVKDSKAISSDMLGIIKLTSEVKDWVRPENNTAPLLSNHHNYTHIYVDSSHQQRNDEHTVLFLTEQKGGIHKVLHVKTQTFVIAEYRPFNHSAHILSITLDPFSRKLYVTTKHELVQMDVGNCGSYTDGCEDCILARDPYCGWNGTQCIHKTHDSLQDVTGGDCTICEKPEKAQRHSRLTQADTSKGGHSVLLPAESRYFLSCPVSSHHAQYSWHHGQKSTSCTSNEDQCIFLIDSMNHEQEGTYKCMSEERGFTKVLSEVRLQMGNRAVGLLSGPLVWVCLLPFLVGSL, translated from the exons aTGTCTTTCTTATTTTTAAGTCTATCCGTCTTATCGCTCTGTCTAAGTTGTTTCATTGAGGCGAACCTATCGAACGTAGCGAGGAGGACATTCACGGAAAAAG ATGCGGAGGTCAAAAGGATGCCTTTACCCAAAGATGGAGCACCTGTACGGATCCTCCTGGGGGACCGGCCGGACACCGTCACTGTTGTGGGACCATCACACGTGACGCAATTCGACTTTCAAAACCATAAG AATGAAGGGAACGCGGTGGTGCTGAGTAAATGCAAGGAAAAG GATTGCGACTACCAcatcgcggtggtccaaaggaCCACGAAGGCCGAGGAGGTGTTCCTGTGTGGAGCCGCTGGTCAGGACATGTTCGCCTGCTGCATG AATTTAACAGACGAGAGGCCAACATGCACGTCCTCTAAACAAACACAGCCCATAGATTCAACCAAAGGTGGGATTAACATAAAGGAGGGGGAACCGTCGGTTCTAGTGG AATCTGGAGAAAAGGTGGACCTCTATGTCACGTACTCTGGATCTGAGGAGCAGGTTGGCATCCACAGGTTTGGGGAACACAGAGTTGGACCAGCAAACACCAATAAAG AGCGGCACTATGTGGGTCTGCTGCCCATCAAGGAGGGAGGCGATCCCACGCAGGACAAGGTCTACGCCTTCTACAGGGAGAGAAACAGCGACTCGGAGCTGGACAGCGACACGTGGCTGCCGTTCGTGTCTCGCGTTTGCACG GCCGACGTCGGCGGCCCCAAGAACAACCTGCAGTTCTGCTGGACGTCCCAGATGAACGCCCGGCTGTTCTGCGGCGACCCGGACAGGAAGCAGCATTTCTCTGAGCTGGTCGACGTGGCCACTGTGGAGGCGAAATGGTGGCCGGACACCAGGGTTTACGGACTCTTCAGGAACGAGTG ggGCATGAGTGCAGTGTGTGTCTACACAATGCGTGATATCAACAACACTTTTGCGACTTCTCCATTTAAAGACAATAAAGAAAGCAAaaagaggcccagagag TGTGTTAAAGACAGCAAAGCCATTTCTTCCGACATGCTGGGAATAATCAAACTGACCTCCGAGGTGAAGGACTGGGTCCGACCTGAGAACAACACTGCCCCACTTCTCTCAAATCACCACAACTACACGCACATCTACGTGGACAGTTCCCATCAACAAAGGAACGATGAACACACAGTTCTGTTTCTGACTGAGC AGAAAGGAGGGATTCATAAGGTGCTGCATGTAAAAACTCAAACCTTTGTCATCGCTGAATACCGTCCTTTCAACCACTCAGCCCACATCCTTAGCATCACCCTCGACCCCTTTTCT AGGAAGCTGTATGTGACTACAAAACATGAACTGGTCCAGATGGATGTGGGGAACTGTGGCAGCTACACAGACGGATGTGAGGACTGCATCCTTGCCAGGGATCCTTACTGTGGCTGGAACGGCACCCAGTGCATCCATAAGACCCA TGATTCACTGCAGGATGTGACTGGAGGGGACTGCACCATCTGCGAGAAACCTGAAAAAG CACAACGTCATTCCAGGTTGACACAAGCAGACACAAGCAAAGGTGGGCACAGCGTCCTCCTTCCCGCTGAGTCCAGGTATTTCCTCAGCTGCCCAGTGTCCTCCCACCACGCCCAGTACAGCTGGCATCACGGCCAGAAGTCCACATCCTGCACATCGAATGAGGATCAGTGCATATTCCTGATTGACAGCATGAATCACGAGCAGGAGGGCACTTACAAATGTATGTCTGAGGAGAGAGGCTTTACAAAAGTCCTGTCAGAGGTCAGGCTGCAAATGGGTAACAGGGCTGTGGGCCTGTTATCAGGCCCGCTGGTCTGGGTCTGTCTGCTGCCTTTTCTGGTTGGGAGCTTGTAA